TCGGCTGCCAAGGTCATCGCCCCGGCCAAGGCCTCCTTGACACAGGCCCCTTCAGGAAGGTACAGCGCACGATTACCATCCGCCCGGCATGCTGCAACAAATTCAGCAGCAAGCTTTTCCACTTCCGGCCATTGTGCTGAATCGATCAGGTGCCATTCGTCCCGCGGGACAAGCAAACTCAGCAAAAATTGATTCGTTCCCTCCGCATGACCTTTTTTGAGGAATGGAACCGGCCGAATGCCGTTTTCGCGCAGCAGCATGGACGCCGACAACATTTGGTTGCTGTTGGCGCTGCCAATCAAGGCAACCGTTTGTATTCGGCGCGTTTGGAGCCAAGGTAGGATGGAGGCGTACTTCCGGAGTTTGCCACCCGTCATGCCAAAGCGAACCTCGTCTTCGCGTTTGAGGTGGACTTGGTGCCAATGCGGACCATAAAAATGCCACCATCCGCCGAGGCGGGTTTGCGGCACGAGGTCCCAGTCGATGTTATTTGCCTTGATAGGTCGGTTTCCTTTTTTCTACGAATGCATTCACGCCTTCCTGATAATCCTCAGTGCGGCCTGCGGTTTCCTGCCCGAATTTTTCCTGCTCCAGCATATCGTCGAGCGACGACTCAAAGCTGCGGTGCAACATGCGTTTGATCAGGCCGATGGCCTTGGTCGGGGCATTGGCGTAACGCTGCGCGATGGCAGCAACCGTCTCGTCGAGTTGCTCGGCCGGTACGACCTGATTGACCAATCCAAGACGATACGCCTCTGCGATCGGAAGCTTCTCACCCAAAGTCGCGATTTCGAATGCTTTTTGGCGGCCGACGAGTCGGGGAAGGAAAAAGGACGATCCGCTGTCAAGCACCAAGCCAATATTGGCAAATGCCCAGACCATCGAGGCGGTATCGACGGCGACGACGTAGTCGCAAGCCAAGGCCAAGCTCGCGCCCGCGCCTGCGGCAACGCCATTCATACGGCAAATGAAGGGCTTTTCGGTTTGCGTGATCAATCGCACCATGGGATTGTAGCGTTTGTCAACCGATTCGCCCAGACTGCGTTTCGTTCCGACCACTGCCTGTAAATCCTGCCCGGAGCAAAATGCCTTGCCCGCGCCCGTGAGCACGACCGCACGCACCCCCGGATCCTTGCGCGCCTCCTTGAGGGCATCGATGAACTCAAAACTCATCGGATTGTCAAACGCATTGTAGCGTTCGGGCCGGTTGAGGGTGATTGTCGCGACCTTGTCTTTGACTTCGTAGAGCAGGATTTCAGACATATATATAAGGTATCAAACTGCCGATTGCCGACGTCCGAAATTTAAGAAGGATTCGGGGAATTGGAAATGGGATTTGCTAGCCTTCGAATCCGGGTTGAGGCTTTTGCTCAATTCCAAGGAAACG
Above is a window of Bacteroidota bacterium DNA encoding:
- a CDS encoding enoyl-CoA hydratase/isomerase family protein — encoded protein: MSEILLYEVKDKVATITLNRPERYNAFDNPMSFEFIDALKEARKDPGVRAVVLTGAGKAFCSGQDLQAVVGTKRSLGESVDKRYNPMVRLITQTEKPFICRMNGVAAGAGASLALACDYVVAVDTASMVWAFANIGLVLDSGSSFFLPRLVGRQKAFEIATLGEKLPIAEAYRLGLVNQVVPAEQLDETVAAIAQRYANAPTKAIGLIKRMLHRSFESSLDDMLEQEKFGQETAGRTEDYQEGVNAFVEKRKPTYQGK